In a genomic window of Leptospira andrefontaineae:
- a CDS encoding Pycsar system effector family protein, whose amino-acid sequence MESDHFKTVRARSAVDYLFRTVHQHHSQLSQMADQKANILIAASFVILSLSLGYVQRPTYRTGLLTLMVFIVIAASLAILAVMPTFKQKKNGKSNPLFFGHFAPMSENEFMNKMEEIASEDSSLYEALTRDLYQLGKSLYFTKYRYLRWSYRCLLVGVTSSMILIFLEIKGIL is encoded by the coding sequence ATGGAATCAGATCATTTCAAAACGGTCCGTGCTCGTTCTGCTGTAGATTATCTTTTTAGGACCGTTCACCAACATCACTCTCAGCTCAGTCAGATGGCGGACCAAAAGGCGAATATTCTGATCGCTGCATCATTCGTTATACTTTCGCTTTCCTTGGGATATGTACAAAGACCCACCTATAGAACAGGCTTACTAACTCTGATGGTATTTATTGTAATCGCAGCGAGTTTGGCTATACTTGCGGTGATGCCTACATTCAAACAGAAGAAGAATGGAAAATCAAATCCCTTGTTTTTCGGACATTTTGCTCCTATGAGTGAAAATGAATTTATGAATAAGATGGAAGAGATTGCTTCGGAAGATTCTTCTTTATATGAAGCGTTAACTAGGGATCTATACCAGTTAGGAAAATCCCTTTACTTTACAAAATATAGATATTTGAGATGGAGTTATCGCTGTCTTTTAGTTGGTGTTACTTCTTCTATGATCTTAATATTCCTGGAAATTAAAGGAATTCTTTAA
- a CDS encoding acyltransferase family protein: MLKYLYAKNDAEIPSLNGLRALSIFMVIIFHLGTGAGKVLVSDGEILTTIIVNLQSSVDLFFMLSGFLIYGGLLDEYGRSSKIDLKKFYLKRTFRIIPAYYICLIVHFIQTKAAYKIGEKMTSPSPEILIIKEKLANSLSNSWTDFLYISNFFHDRLFSFGWSLSIEEQFYLVVPPLCSILLFKQKAEMRRIILVVLYFIPMIIRGFYYHFGFTADWTSFHTESRFDAIIVGMLLTELVRWKPEFLKNTSRTKNLGFSIGAALSLCIALLMSRTNINSIFIHTYFQFSFAVLFIACLLEGNFWNFIFRSRFFTPIARTSYTMYLWHGMFLLAALRFIFKNNLPSGLEAGPYLLLGIYTVLFVFVVCVPIFYITERPFLAIRDYILKRMKKKELQTK; encoded by the coding sequence ATGCTAAAATACTTATATGCTAAAAATGACGCCGAAATCCCCTCATTAAACGGCCTAAGAGCTCTCTCCATATTTATGGTGATTATTTTCCATCTTGGGACTGGAGCAGGGAAAGTTCTGGTCTCCGACGGGGAAATATTAACCACAATTATCGTAAACTTACAATCATCCGTTGATCTATTTTTCATGTTAAGCGGGTTCCTGATCTACGGTGGGTTATTAGATGAATACGGAAGAAGTTCCAAGATCGATCTAAAAAAATTCTACTTAAAACGTACATTTAGGATCATACCTGCATATTACATTTGTTTAATTGTTCATTTTATACAAACTAAAGCAGCCTACAAAATCGGCGAAAAAATGACCTCCCCTTCTCCGGAAATCCTGATCATAAAAGAAAAATTAGCGAACTCTCTCTCAAATTCCTGGACTGATTTTTTATATATTTCCAATTTTTTCCATGATAGATTATTTTCATTCGGCTGGAGTCTTTCCATCGAAGAACAATTTTATTTAGTCGTTCCTCCACTATGCTCCATCCTTCTTTTCAAACAAAAAGCGGAAATGCGAAGGATCATATTAGTCGTACTATATTTTATCCCTATGATTATCAGAGGTTTCTATTATCACTTCGGCTTTACGGCGGATTGGACCAGCTTTCATACAGAATCCCGTTTCGATGCGATCATTGTAGGAATGTTGCTTACTGAGCTTGTAAGATGGAAACCTGAATTCCTAAAAAACACGAGTCGGACAAAAAACTTAGGTTTTTCGATCGGAGCCGCGTTATCTCTCTGTATCGCACTTCTGATGAGTAGAACAAATATAAATTCGATATTCATTCATACATATTTCCAATTTAGTTTCGCTGTTTTATTTATTGCATGTTTACTCGAAGGGAATTTCTGGAATTTTATATTCAGATCACGCTTTTTCACTCCGATAGCTCGGACAAGCTATACAATGTATCTTTGGCACGGAATGTTTTTACTGGCCGCCCTTCGGTTTATATTCAAAAATAATCTTCCATCCGGATTAGAAGCGGGACCTTACTTACTTCTTGGAATTTATACGGTATTATTTGTTTTCGTTGTTTGCGTTCCGATTTTTTATATTACGGAAAGGCCGTTCTTAGCAATTCGAGATTATATACTAAAAAGAATGAAAAAGAAAGAGCTCCAAACCAAGTAA